A stretch of DNA from Thermanaerosceptrum fracticalcis:
TTGATGATTTTCCCCCGCTTCTGTTTTATCATCTCTTTACCCACTGCCTGGGCACAAAAGAATACCCCTTTTAAATCAACATTAAGTACCCTGTCCCAATCTTCCTCAGTTATATCCTCCGCCTTTTTGGTAAGGGCCGTACCGGCATTATTTACTAAGATATCAACACGACCAAAGTGATTAATTGTTTTCTCAACCATATTCTGTATCTGATCAAGGCTGGTCACATCAGTGGAAACAGGCAAGGCTTCCCTCCCCAATCCCTTGATCTCCGCCGCCGTTCCCTCACAATCTGCCTGGTTCCGGCTCACCACTATAATATTGGCTCCGTATCTGGCCAAAGCCACGGCTAAGCCGTAGCCAATGCCTTTGGTGGCTCCTGTCACGATAGCGACTTTGCCGGACAAATCAAAATGAGTACCGGCCATAAAAACCTCCATCTCGCGCCGCCGGTGCGGGCGACACAAATAGTAATGAAAACAGGTGCACACCCACCCTGATTACAGTACAATCTGTCTGAGGAGAAGGCACACTACAAAGCACGGTGAGGCGAGTTGCAGACTGCCTCTTGGCTTAAATCAGTATAAAAACCAGTGTAAGGATCGCCTTACAAGCACAAATAAGTGGTGCCATGAGGCCGCACGCTAATCATTGTTTTAACTCAGCGTTAAATGTGCGGCGATCCAGTCACTGTCTTCTCCCTCACAATTTCATTGCAAGGAGGGAGAATTCTGAGAATCGTTTATCCCATCTGTTGTGGCGTCGATGTACACAAGACATTTCTCGTCGCTACGCTCATCACAACGCAGGGTATCGTTCCGAGTTACAAAAAAAAGCGTTTTTCTACCTTTAACAAATCCATTCTGGCGTTTAAGCAGTGGCTGATTGACAACAACTGCTTTGACGTTTGCATGGAGAGCACCGGGAAGTATTATGTTCCCATATACAATTTGCTGGAGGACAGCATCCGGGTTACCGTCGCCAACCCCAAGTGGGTTGCTGCTGTTAAGGGCAACAAGGATGATGTCAAGGATTCCAAGTGGATCGGCGATCTTTTTCGCCTCGGTCTGGTTCCCGGTAGCTTTATCCCGTCCAAGAACATCCGCATTTTGCGGGAGTATACGCGATACCGCTTCAAGCTCGTTTCCTGTAAATCCAGCGAAAAGAACCGCTTTCAGAACGCTTTCACCGTTTGCAATGTCGCCCTTGATGCTGTCGTTTCCGACATGTTTGGCAAATCTGCCTCTTCCATCACGGACTACCTTGTAAACTCGGATTCTTTCGATCCAAAACATTGCGTTTCCTTGCTGCAACGCTCCTTGAAGAAGAAAGCCGACGAGGTCATCGAATCTATTGAGGGTTTTCAAATGTCTGCGGAACAGAAGACACGCATCCGTTTCGTCCGCAAACACTTGGATTTCGTGGAGCAGCTCATTGCCGACCTCGACCAAACCATCGCCCGGTTGGCTGCACCCTTGGAAAGCGCCATTGCCCTACTGTGTACCATTCCCGGAGTTGACCGTAACATAGCCATTACGATCCTCTCCGAAATTGGTACGGATATGTCTCAGTTCTCATCCTCGAAACGCTTATGCTGCTGGGGGGGACTAACGCCCGGCAACAATCAATCCGCAGGCAAAAAGAAGTCCGTTCGCATTACGAGGGCCGGGGTTTATCTCAAGCCCACGCTCGTGCAAGCAGCCCATGCCGCTGTAAAATCGAATTCTTCCGCTTACTACCGTATCAAATATGAGCGGATATCCAAGCGCCGAGGGAAGAAACGAGCCATAATCGCCATTGCCAGAATGATACTTACAGCCACTTATCATATGCTCCAATCAGGTGAAGTCTTCAATCCTTGTGACCTCTACCATGTTGATATGCCGGTGGAGCTTCGCAATAAGCAAAAGGAGAAAGCTTTGAGGCAAGCTGCTAAACTCTTGGTTGCCCATGGTATCGTAAACCCCGAACATATCACGCTGCCTGCTTAATCTTTCTGCGCTCTGCTTCCGTTAGGGCTTGTTTGCTATACCCTTTTTTAAGCTCAGGGGTCTTCGACGCTTGTCGAGAATGTTTTCACGCTACTCCCCCTCAATATATAGATATAAAACAAAAGCACAAAGTAAACGGTCCCCTAACATCCCTTATAGAAATTATATCTTTTCCTGGACATAAATAGGAGCAGGCGTTAAACCTGCCCCTTTTTTATTAACCTACTTTACAGGCTGTCTTTTTATTGCTTTTTTCCTTAACCACTTCTGCCCCCATGGCCAGGGCCTGAGCATTCAAGGGGAGTAAATGGTGCTTGTTCTCCGGCAGCACTTTCTTTAATGATTCCATGACGGAAAGGGGCTTGATGAGAGGCTCTGCCTGTAACAGGGCTCCCAGCATCACCATATTGGCTACACGGGATTCACCCAGGACACCTGCTTTTTCGTTGACGGGAACATAATAAACAGTAATGTCAGTGCGCTTGGCAGGCCGGTCAATCAATGATGAGTTGATGAATAATATCCCCCCGGGTTTGAGCAGGGGTTCAAACTTATCCAGGGATGGCCTGTTCATGGCTACCACTATATCAGGTTCTGTTACCAGAGGTGAGCTGATGGGGGAGCTGGAGATGGTTACGGAACAGTTGGCCGTTCCGCCTCTCATTTCCGGGCCATAGGAAGGTATCCAGGCTACTTCTTTTCCTTCCAGCATTCCTCCATAAACCAGGAGCTGACCCATGGACATAACACCCTGGCCGCCAAAACCGGCCAGTATCATTTGCTTCAACATCTTACTTCGCCTCCTCTGCAGATTTAAATTTTCCCAAGGGATAATAGGCAATCATCTCTTTTTTTATCCAGTCAAGAGCTTCCACAGGCGTCATATGCCAGTTGGTAGGACAGGCGGAAAGCACTTCTACCAGCGAGAAGCCTTTGCCTTCCACTTGCACCTGGAAGGCCTCTTTAATGGCTTTCTTGGTTTCCCGTACATGCTTGGGGTCATGAACAGATGTACGGGCAATATAGGTAACACCGGGGAGCGTGGCCAACATTTCACTCATCCGGATAGGATAACCTGCGCTCTTGGGGTTACGTCCCTGGGGTGACGTCGTGGTTTCCTGCCCGATGAGGGTAGTGGGCGCCATCTGTCCTCCCGTCATGCCATAAATAGCGTTATTCACAAAGATTACGGTGATATTTTCGCCCCGGGCGGCGGCGTGAATGATTTCCGCAGCTCCGATGGAAGCAAGGTCACCATCCCCCTGGTAGGTAAAAACAATACTTTCCGGGCGAGACCGCTTGACACCGGTAGCCACCGCAGGAGCACGGCCGTGGGCCGCCTGGATAGCATCCACATCAAAATAGTCATAGGCGAACACTGAGCAGCCAACGGAAGCAATGGCAATGGTTTTCTCCTGTAATTCCAATTCATCCAGGACCTCGGCCACGAGACGGTGAATAATGCCGTGGTGACAGCCGGGGCAGTAATGGAATTTTTGCTGGATCAGGGATTTGGGACGTTCAAATACTACTGCCATCTTACTTCACCTCCCCGTAAGTTTTGGCTAAACGTTTAATTTCTTCATATATGGCACGGGCCGTAGGTACCATGCCGCCCACCCGTCCGTAAAACTCCACCGGTAAACGTCCATTTAACGAAAGCCGAACATCTTCCACCATTTGGCCTAGGCTCATCTCTACCGTTAACACGGCCTTAGCCTGGACTGTCGCTTGGTTCAGCTCTTTTTCAGGATACGGCCAGAGGGTTATGGGCCGGAAAACCCCTGCTTTGATTCCTTCTTCCCGGGCCATATCCACAGCGGCTTTAGCCACTCTGGCGATCATGCCATAGGCTGCCACCACTATTTCCGCATCGTCGGTAAGGTACGATTCAGACCTTGTTTCTTTAGCCTTAATCTCCTGGTACTTTCTCTCCAAATGGCGATTGTGTTTCTCCAGTTTTTCCGGGTCTAAATAAAGAGAGTTAATGATATTTTTGGTACGACCCATTTTCCCTGTTACTGCCCATGGTTTCTCCCCGGCTTCCAGGGTCCTTTCGCTACCTAAATCCACTGGTTCCATCATCTGGCCCAGGATACCATCACCGAGAATCATTACCGGTATGCGATACTTTTCGGCCAGGTCAAAGCCTTCTTTTACCAGGTCCACAATTTCCTGTACGGAAGCCGGAGCCAGTACAAGGAGGCGATAATCGCCATGGCCCCCGCCTTTAGTGGCCTGAAAGTAATCGGACTGAGAAGGCTGAATGCCTCCTAAGCCGGGACCACCCCGCATGATATTGACAATGACACAGGGGAGCTCAGAACCCGCCAGATAAGAGATACCTTCCTGTTTTAAGCTGATTCCCGGACTGGAAGACGAAGTCATCACCCTGGCTCCGGTACTGGCTGCACCATAAACCATATTGATGGCGGCTACTTCACTTTCCGCCTGGAGGTATACACCCCCTACCTGGGGTAAGCGGCGGGAAAGATATTCCGGCAGCTCACTCTGGGGAGTAATAGGATAACCAAAGAAATAACGGCAGCCTGCCTTTATGGCCGCTTCACCTATGGCTTCATTCCCTTTCATTAAAACCTTGCTCATGCTTTCCCCTCCTTCTCCACAGTAATGACCACATCAGGGCACATCCAGGCACAGAAAGCACAGCCGATACATTTTGTCATATCGGTGACCTGAGCAGGATGATACCCCATAGCATTAATGTGACTACCCATTTCGATAATCCCTTTGGGACATGCCTGCTTACATAATTCACAACCTTTGCACAATTCCTCCCGGAAACTAACTTTAGCCATCACAACACCTCCTAAACATTGAAAACTCACATCAGGCCGAAGATTCTGGAATTAGATTACCCTTTACTACATCACCAAACTGTTTTATAAACTGTACTAGTAAAGCACCACTTCCTCCCTTTAATATAACAGGTGTTATATTTTGAAAATATAATATAACAAGCAAAAGTTTAGGGACGACCCTTGGCGGATCGTCCCTTTTTTAAAAAAGTAATGGAGTTTTGCAAGCCCGTAATCCAAAGATTTGCGGATATACACAGGCAATACCCCCATTTAACTATATAGCTTCACTATTAATATATCATAAAACACTCTGAAAAGTTCAAAATTATACAGAATACATTTCGACAGATTTAGTTGGTAGTTGTTAGTTGTTAGTTATCTTCCTTAACTCCTTTCTCACGGCCTCGCCCATGGCCCGGGTCCCTACCAGTTGAGTGCCGGGAGACCAGATATCGCCCGTACGCAGGCCCTGATCCAGGACGTTGCTGACGGCCTTTTCAATGGCCAGGGCAGCTTCTCCCCGGTTAAAGGAAATGCGCAGCATCATGGCCACAGAGAGTATGGTAGCCAGGGGGTTAGCCTTGTCCTGACCTGCTATGTCAGGAGCTGAACCGTGGGCCGGTTCATACAACGCGGGTCCTTCCCCAATACTGGCGGATGGCAGCATCCCCAGGGAACCCCCTAAGACAGAGGCTTGATCTGAAAGGATATCACCAAACATGTTTTCCGTCACAATAATATCAAACTGGGCGGGATTGAGGCATAGCTGCATAGCGCAGTTATCCACATATAAGTGATTAAGATTTATCTCCGGGTAATCCTTCGCTATTTCTTCCACAGTTTTGCGCCAGAGGCGGGAAGTATCCAAGACATTGGCTTTATCTACAGAAGTAACTATCTTTCTTCGTTTACCGGCTAAAGAAAAGGCGACCTTAGCTATCCGGGCAATTTCCGGAGTGGAGTACTCAATAGTATCATAAGCTTTGATTCCGCCCAGGATAGCTTCCTGACCCCTTTTCCCAAAATAGGCGCCTCCGATCAATTCCCGAACGACGATTAAGTCTACCCCTGCAAGTTTTTCATTCTTCAAAGGTGATTGTTGAATGAGCTGAGGCCAGCATTTGACGGGGCGCAGGTTAGCATAGAGGTTCAGTGCCTTACGGATACCCAGGAGGCCTTTCTCCGGGCGCTTCTCCCCCGGCAGCTGGTCCCATTTGGGACCTCCCACTGCTCCTAAAAGCACAGCATCACTCTGCAGGACCAGTTCTTTGGTTTCCTCCGGGAAAGGCTCACCGGTGGCATCAATAGCCGCCCCGCCTAACAAACCCGTTTGCGTGGTGTAAGTAAAGTCATATTTATCCTTGATGACTTCCAGTACACAAAGAGCCTGTTCAATAATTTCCGGCCCAATACCGTCACCGGGAAGGACCGCCAGTTTAACCACGGTTCTTCACCTTCTCTCTCACATAGGGAATGAGCCCGCCTTTTCCCAGAATTTCTAACATAAAGGGCGGAAAAGGCTCTCCCCGGAAGACAGTACCTGTCGTAAGGTCTTTTATCTCACCGGAAACCGGGTCTACTCCAAGTTTACTCCCTTCTTGCACGGTCCTGGAAACTTCCGGAGCAACAATAATAGGCAGGCCGATATTAATGGCATTGCGGTAGAAGATACGGGCGAAGCTTTCGGCAATGACACAACTGAAACCGGCGGCCTTCAGGGCGATGGGTGCATGCTCCCGGGAACTGCCGCAGCCAAAGTTTTTACCTGCTACCAGAATATCTCCCGCTTTAACCCTTTCCAGCAGATTTGGTATTAAGTCTTCCAAACAGTGCTGGGCGAGAAACTCCGGCTCCGACCTGTTGAGGTAACGGGCAGCAATGATCAGGTCCGTATCCACATCATGGCCTACTTTCCAGACCTGCCCGCTGATTTTATTCCCTGCCATCACGCCACCTCCTCTGGAGAACCAATCCGGCCCAGTATGGCCGAGGCAGCGGCAATGGCCGGACTGGAGAGATACACTTCACTTTCCGGGTGACCCATCCTGCCCACAAAATTGCGGTTTGTGGTAGAGATGGCCTTTTCTCCTTTAGCCAAAATCCCCATATAGCCCCCCAGGCAGGGACCGCAGGTAGGTGTGCTCACCACTGCACCGGCATTGACGAATATCTCTACCAATCCTTCCTTCACAGCCCGGAGATAGATTTCCTGGGTTCCGGGTATGACAATGGCCCGGACTTCCGGGTGAATCTTTTTACCTTTAATAATCTCCGCTGCCACCACCAGGTCTTCCCAGCGCCCGTTGGTACAGGAACCGATCACCGCCTGGTCAATCTTCACCTGTGTGGCCTGGGAGACAGGACGGGTGTTGGAAGGAAGGTGGGGAAAAGCTACCTGGGGTTCCAGGTTGGTAACATCGATTTCTATGACCTCACTGTAAGCAGCATCTGGGTCACTGGTATAAACCTTCCAGGGCTTTTGGGCCCGTTCTTTCACATAAGCTAAGGTTTTTTCGTCCGGTTCAATGATGCCATTTTTGGCCCCGGCTTCAATGGCCATATTGGCCATGGTCAGGCGGCCGTCCATGGATAAGTCCCTGATGGCTTCTCCCGTAAATTCCATGGCTTTATACTGCGCACCATCTACACCAATTTTTCCGATAATGGCTAAGATATAATCTTTCCCTGTCACCCATGGGTTCCTGGGTTTCCCTTTGAGAATAAACTTGATGCTCTCGGGTACGCGGAACCAGATTTCTCCTGTAGCCATACCTACGGCCAGGTCTGTACTTCCCACCCCCGTGGCAAAGGCGCCCAGGCCCCCGTAAGTACAAGTATGGGAATCGGCGCCTATCACCACGTCCCCAGGAACGACCAGGCCCTGTTCCGGTAAAAAGCAGTGTTCTATGCCGTTGCGCCCAACTTCATAATAATGGGTTAATCCCTGCTCCCGGGAAAACTCTTTAATTTCCAGGCACTGCTGGGCCGAGGGTATATCTTTGGCCGGGGCAAAATGGTCGGGAATCAAGACCACTTTGTCTTTGTCAAATACCCTGTCAACGCCGATTTTTCTAAATTCCTTGATGGCCAAGGGTCCTGTAATATCATTGGCCAATACCAGGTCCAGTTTTACGTTGATCAGTTCTCCCGGAGAAACTTCGGCTAAACCTGCATGGTCCGCCAGGATTTTCTCCGTGATTGTCATCCCCATTGTATTCTCCCCCTTCATTCGTTAACAGCAGGCAGGGCTACCATTTCTTTATAGGTCGCGGCAATTTTGTTGAGGGCATTGATATAAGCCCGGGCGCTAGCTTCGATGATATCTACGCTTAATCCCCTGCCCATAAAGGTTCGGTCACCGATTTCCACCCGTACTACCACTTCACCCTGGGCATCGGTTCCTCCCGTAACGGCGCTGATACTGTAGGAATCAAGCCTCACAGGCAGTTTGACAATTTTATCGATAGCCCGGTAGGTGGCTTCCACCGGTCCATCGGCACAGGCAGCCTCCTCTACCAGGCGGCCCTCAATCTCCAGCCCCACAGTAGCTGTGGGCGAGATATTGGTACCAATGGAAACCTGCAGGTTAGCAAGCTTATAAATCTCTTCACCGCTCCCGACAACCTGGCTATCCACCAAAGCAATTAAGTCTTCGTCCAGTATTTCTTTTTTGCGGTCAGCTAGCTGCTTAAATTCCCGGAAGGCTTTGTCCAGAGCTTCCCCTTCCAGGTCATAGCCCAGTTCCTGGAGCTGCAGCTTTAAGGCATGCCGCCCCGAATGTTTGCCTAAGACCAGTTTATTGCTGCTGATTCCCACCAGCTCGGGATTCATAATTTCGTAGGTTTCTCTTTCTTTAATCACGCCGTCCTGATGAATACCTGATTCATGGGCAAAGGCATTTCTTCCCACAATGGCTTTATTGGGCTGGATCAACATACCCGTTAAAGTACTCACCATCCGGCTGGTACGGTAAATCTCCCGGGTATTGATGCCGGTGGTAAACCCTAAATAATTTCTCCTGGTGTATAAGGCCATCACCACTTCTTCTAAAGAAGCGTTACCGGCCCTCTCACCGATACCGTTAACAGCAACTTCTACCTGCTGGGCGCCATTACGAATGGCGGCCAGGGAGTTAGCTACAGCCAAACCTAAATCATTATGACAGTGGACACTAATAATGGCTTTTTCGATATTGGGAACACCCTGACGGATGGCTTTGACAAATTCTCCGAACTCCCAGGGAGTGGCATAACCAACGGTGTCCGGAATATTGATGACATTCGCCCCCGCCTCTATCGCTGCGGTAAAGACCTCGCACAGAAAAGGTATGTCACTGCGGAAGGCGTCTTCCGCCGAAAATTCCACATCCTCCACCAGGCTTTTGGCTAATTTCACACCGGCCACAGCCATTTCCTTCACTTCTGCCTTGGTTTTACGCAGTTTATGCTTCATGTGGATATCCGAGGTAGCCACAAAGGTGTGGATACGGGGACGTTCGGCGCCCTTTACGGCTTCAAAAGCCGCCATAATATCCTCCCTGTTGGTCCTGGCCAACCCGGCGATAATGGGTCCCCGTACCTCGTTGGCAATGCGCTTCACGGACTCAAAATCACCCGGTGAGGCAATGGGAAAACCAGCTTCAATAATGTCAACTCCCAAACGGGCTAACTGGTGGGCTATAGCCAATTTTTCTTCAAGATTAAGACTCACACCAGGGGACTGTTCCCCGTCTCGCAGGGTTGTGTCAAAAATATAGATGCGCTTTTCCGCTTCTCCCATCTCATACCCTCCTTTACTCCCTACCAATCATTTCTGCTAAACCGCAACCGGCCAGCACCATGGGATACACGTTATCTTTAGCCGTAACGATAACCTCCAGTACAGCCAGGCCGGGATGTTGGAGAAATTCACTTACTTTTCCCCTGATTTCTTCCCGCCGGGTGATCTTTAAGGCTAAAGCCCCATAAGCTTTGGCCAGATAATGAAAATCGGGATTCTTTTTAAAATGCACAGCCGCATACCTTCCACCACAGTAATGATCCTGGAGCTGTTTAACCATGCCCAGAGTCTGGTTATTAATGATTAATACCTTAAGGGGTAAGTCCTGCTCCAGAGCGGTTCCCAGTTCAGGCATCCCCATCTGGAAACTCCCGTCTCCTGTGATAACCAGTACTGTATGTCCGGGGCAAGCCACCTGGGCCCCTACAGCGGCAGGAATGCCATAACCCATGGTTCCTAATCCCCCGGAGCTAATGAAGGTCCGGGGTTTTTTCACTTTTAGGAGCTGGGCTGCCCATATCTGGTGCTGTCCCACATCGGTAGTAAAGATGATATTGTCTGGGGCCAGCTCATTGATGGATTTCATGATCTCTGGTACCGTGATTTCGGGATTTTCCCCCTGGTCTTCACCGAAGATAGGCGGAAAAGAAGCAATCTCTTCCCACCACGCTGCATTTTCCTTATTCACTAACCTGCCAACCAACTGATTTAACACGATTTTTAGGTCTCCTACCAAAGGTATATCCACCCGAACATTTTTACCTATTTCTGCCGGATCAATATCGATATGCACAATTTTGGCCCCAGGAGCAAATTTGGCCGTATTTCCGGTAACCCGGTCATCAAAACGCATCCCCAAAGCGACGAACAAATCACAGCGGCTAACGGCCAGGTTTGCCCTGGCTACCCCATAAGTACCCAGCATCCCCAGGGCTAAGGGGTGATCACCGGGAATGGCGCCCAAGCCCATCATGGTACTTACCACGGGTACATTGAGGATTTCCGCTATTTTCGTTAGCTCCTGGCCTGCTCCGGCGCTGATGACCCCACCCCCTGCACAGATTAAGGGGCGTTTGGCATCCATCAAGAGCTGGACTACCTGCTTGATCTGACCGGCATGCCCATTGACATTGGGTTTATAACCCCGCAATTCAATATGGTCACAGGCTTCATACTCCAGAAGACTGGCCGAGACATCTCTGGGAATATCGATGACAACAGGACCAGGGCGGCCGGATCTGGCAATATGAAAGGCCTCTTTCACAATGCGGGGTAACTGACGGGGGTCCTTGACCAGGTAATTATACTTGGTAATGGGATCGGTAATCCCCGTAATATCCACCTCTTGAAAAGCGTCAGTGCCCACCATACTGGTGGAAACCTGCCCTGTAATGACTACCAGGGGAATAGAGTCCATGTAGGCGGTAGCAATACCCGTTACCAGATTAGTTGCCCCCGGCCCGGAAGTGGCCAGGCATACCCCTACCTTACCACTGGCCCTGGCATAACCGCTGGCCTCATGGGCTGCCCCCTGCTCGTGTCGTACAAGCACATGCCTGATCCCCTCTGACTTCATCAGGGCATCATATATCTCCAGGACTGCCCCTCCTGGGTATCCGAAGATAACTTCCACACCTTCCTTTTCCAGACATTTTACCAGTATCTCCGCACCCAGCAGCATGGCATCACACCTCCGATTTCTATCTTCTCTTCAACCAGGGCATATAACTTCTTAGTTCTTTACCAACTGTTTCCACCAAATGTTGTTCATCCATACGTTTGATGGCATTATAACGGGGCCGACCCGCCTGGTTCTCCAAGATCCATTCCTTGGCGAAAGATCCATCCTGAATTTCCCGTAATATCTTTTTCATTTCTTTTCTGGTCTCTTCGTTGATAATACGCCGTCCAATCACCATATCACCATATTCAGCCGTGTCGCTGATAGAGTATCTCATGCCGGCAATACCATCCTCATACATCAGGTCAACAATCAGCTTTAACTCATGGAGGCACTCGAAATAAGCGGATTCTGGCTGGTAACCGGCTTCTACCAGGGTATCAAAACCTGCTCTTACCAGTTCGGTGAGGCCACCGCACAGGACACACTGCTCGCCGAAGAGGTCAGTCTCTGTTTCCTCTTTAAAGGTAGTTAAAAGGACTCCGGCTCTGGTGCAGCCAATGCCTTTGGCGTAAGCCAAACCCAGTTCCATGGCTTTACCGGTAGCGTTCTGGTGTACGGCAATTAAACCGGGGATCCCGATTCCTTCCTTGTATAACCTTCTTACCATATGACCAGGACCCTTGGGGGCCACCATAAAGACATCCACATCAGCAGGAGGTTTAATTTGGCCAAAGTGAATGTTAAAACCATGGGAGAAAACTAAGGCTTTACCGGGAGCCAAACCGGGAAGAATTTCTTTTTTATAGGTTTCCGCCTGTTTTTCATCAGGAATTAAGATCTGGATCACATCAGCCATTTGGGCCGCCTCAGGTACCGTATAAACTTTAAGGCCATCCTCTTCGGCCTTGGCCCAGGAAGCGCTATCCGCTCTTAAGCCAACAATAACGTCAACGCCGCTATCTTTAAGGTTCTGGGCCTGGGCATGACCCTGGCTGCCATAACCGATAACCGCCACTTTTTTCCCTTCCAGGTAACTTAAATTAGCATCGTCATCATAAAACATTTTTGCCATGAGAATCTCCTCCTTCAATTTATCCTTTGTTTTTTTGTGTTTTTCTGTTATTTTTGTCCTCTTACCATAGCCACTTTGCCGGTTCTTACCAGTTCCTGGATGCCAAAGGGCTGGAGAGATTTAATAATAGCCTGGATTTTTTCCTCGTCTCCGGTAGCTTCAATAATGAGAGAACGCCGTCCAATATCGACAATGCGGCAACGGAAAATCTCCACAATCTGCATAATCTCCTGGCGCACCGGGGGGTCAGCCGCCACCTTTAGGAGCAAAAGCTGTCTTTCCACCGTCTCCTCGTTGGTAATATCATTTACCTTGATAACATCTACCTGTTTATTCAGTTGTTTGCTCACCTGCTCGATGACCTTTTCATCACCTTCAACTACCAGGGTGATCCGTGAAACCGTTTTATCTTCAGTTTCACCCACTACCAGGCTCTCAATATTATAGCCTCGGCGGGCAAAAAGTCCTGCAACCCTGGATAAGACACCGGGGTGGTTCTCAACTAATACGGCTAATGTGTGTCTCATCCTGCCACCTCCCTAACATTTCATTGGGTTTTCCTCCAGGAGGCACCATGGGAAATACATTCTCACCGGTATCAACCATACATTCCACAATCACAGGGCCTGGTGTACGCAGGGCCTGGGCTACTACACCTGTGACCTCTTTGGGTTCTGTAATTTTTAAGGCTTTAATGCCATAAGCCTCCGCTAGGCGTACAAAATCCGGGTTGTAGTTAAAAATGGTATGCGCATAATGCCGGTTAAAGAACAACTCCTGCCACTGCCGTACCATACCCAGGCAGGCATTATTTAAGATAAAGATTTTTACAGGCAGCTGGTGTTGAGCCAGGGTCGCCAGTTCCTGGATATTCATCTGAATGCTGCCGTCACCGGTAAAGAGCACCACCATTTCTCCCGGCCGGCCCAGGCTGGCACCGATAGCAGCCGGTAAACCAAAACCCATGGTACCCAGGCCCCCGGAGCTTATAAAGCTGCGTTTCCCTCCCACCGGGTAATACTGGGCAGTAAACCACTGGTGCTGTCCCACATCCGTGACCACAATCACTTTATCCCCGGCATGGTTGGCCACTTCTTCTACTATATGCTGTGGTTTCAGGTTAGGACATTTTTCATATTTCATGGGATATTTCTTTTGCCAATTCTTAATTTCATTCCACCAGTCTTCAGTCTGGAAACGAATATTTCCTTCTTTAAGCACTTTAAGTAAATGGACTAAAAATTTCTGCGCATCACATACGACCGGTATATTGGTTCTTACATTTTTACAAAGTTCAGCGGGGTCTATGTCCACATGGATGATTTGGGCATGAGGTATAAAATTCTGGGGTTTGCCTGTGACCCTATCACTAAAACGGGTCCCGATAGCCAATAAAACATCACATTCACTTAAGGCCAGGTTAGCAGCAGGTAAACCGTGCATTCCCACAATACCTAAACATGCAGGATGGTTCTCAGGCAATGCTCCCTTACCCATAAAGGTAGTTACTACTGGAAGATTGGTGTAGCGTACTAACTGCAGCAACTGCTCCCAGGCCTGGGAGGCTATAACCCCTCCTCCC
This window harbors:
- the ilvB gene encoding biosynthetic-type acetolactate synthase large subunit translates to MNGAQYVVKFLENKGVDVVFGYPGGVVIPLYDVLGRSSLRHILTRHEQGAVHAADGYARATGKPGVCIATSGPGATNLVTGIANAYLDSVPLLAITGQVGLDSIGRDAFQEADIMGITMPITKHSYLIKDMKHLPPVLEEAWNVATTGRKGPVLIDIPKDIFTGSVDLTKAYPGITTRKGNHKNGLENQLPKIMASLTEAKKPLILAGGGVIASQAWEQLLQLVRYTNLPVVTTFMGKGALPENHPACLGIVGMHGLPAANLALSECDVLLAIGTRFSDRVTGKPQNFIPHAQIIHVDIDPAELCKNVRTNIPVVCDAQKFLVHLLKVLKEGNIRFQTEDWWNEIKNWQKKYPMKYEKCPNLKPQHIVEEVANHAGDKVIVVTDVGQHQWFTAQYYPVGGKRSFISSGGLGTMGFGLPAAIGASLGRPGEMVVLFTGDGSIQMNIQELATLAQHQLPVKIFILNNACLGMVRQWQELFFNRHYAHTIFNYNPDFVRLAEAYGIKALKITEPKEVTGVVAQALRTPGPVIVECMVDTGENVFPMVPPGGKPNEMLGRWQDETHISRIS
- the ilvB gene encoding biosynthetic-type acetolactate synthase large subunit — protein: MLLGAEILVKCLEKEGVEVIFGYPGGAVLEIYDALMKSEGIRHVLVRHEQGAAHEASGYARASGKVGVCLATSGPGATNLVTGIATAYMDSIPLVVITGQVSTSMVGTDAFQEVDITGITDPITKYNYLVKDPRQLPRIVKEAFHIARSGRPGPVVIDIPRDVSASLLEYEACDHIELRGYKPNVNGHAGQIKQVVQLLMDAKRPLICAGGGVISAGAGQELTKIAEILNVPVVSTMMGLGAIPGDHPLALGMLGTYGVARANLAVSRCDLFVALGMRFDDRVTGNTAKFAPGAKIVHIDIDPAEIGKNVRVDIPLVGDLKIVLNQLVGRLVNKENAAWWEEIASFPPIFGEDQGENPEITVPEIMKSINELAPDNIIFTTDVGQHQIWAAQLLKVKKPRTFISSGGLGTMGYGIPAAVGAQVACPGHTVLVITGDGSFQMGMPELGTALEQDLPLKVLIINNQTLGMVKQLQDHYCGGRYAAVHFKKNPDFHYLAKAYGALALKITRREEIRGKVSEFLQHPGLAVLEVIVTAKDNVYPMVLAGCGLAEMIGRE
- the ilvC gene encoding ketol-acid reductoisomerase; this translates as MAKMFYDDDANLSYLEGKKVAVIGYGSQGHAQAQNLKDSGVDVIVGLRADSASWAKAEEDGLKVYTVPEAAQMADVIQILIPDEKQAETYKKEILPGLAPGKALVFSHGFNIHFGQIKPPADVDVFMVAPKGPGHMVRRLYKEGIGIPGLIAVHQNATGKAMELGLAYAKGIGCTRAGVLLTTFKEETETDLFGEQCVLCGGLTELVRAGFDTLVEAGYQPESAYFECLHELKLIVDLMYEDGIAGMRYSISDTAEYGDMVIGRRIINEETRKEMKKILREIQDGSFAKEWILENQAGRPRYNAIKRMDEQHLVETVGKELRSYMPWLKRR
- the ilvN gene encoding acetolactate synthase small subunit, producing the protein MRHTLAVLVENHPGVLSRVAGLFARRGYNIESLVVGETEDKTVSRITLVVEGDEKVIEQVSKQLNKQVDVIKVNDITNEETVERQLLLLKVAADPPVRQEIMQIVEIFRCRIVDIGRRSLIIEATGDEEKIQAIIKSLQPFGIQELVRTGKVAMVRGQK